CGTTGCTCGCCCCCTCGTGTACCGGAGTACACCACGGCGGCTCGCGCCTTGTCCCGCTCGTCCCTGGGAAAAATACGGTACGTCGGGCGTAATCGCGGCGCACGCCTCGCCCTGCTTGGCGCTCGGCGGAAACTTTCGGGTTGATGCCTTGTACGGCTGCGGCACCCGCGCCTCGCATCCCTCGGCCATCCGGCGGATATGTGCGTCGCGCCTTGTCCTGCTCGGTCCCGACGTGGACAGGTGTCGGGAGTATGTCATGCGTACGGCGGGATGGTTATCTTATTGGTGTTATAAATATGAAAGTAAAATTCCCTTTTTTCGTGGCGATTTCTGCTACTTTGCTTGTTGGTTGTGGAAGTGATGCCAAATCTACTGCTCCGGAACCTGTTTCAAGTTCGGAATCCAGTTCTTCGTTGGAATCTAGTTCCTCTGTATCATCGTCCTCGGAAGATTCAAGTTCTTCACTTGAGTCATCATCTTCTTTGTGGGTAGATAGGCACCTTGCCTGGGATTATCTTAATCCGGATATTGAATACAAGGAATTTACTGATGCTCGTGATGGCCATGTCTACAAGTATTTTGAATACGGCAATAATCTTCGGATTATGGCTGAGAACTTGAATTATTCGGATTCTGTGGCAAATTCCTTCCTTAGGGGGAATTCCTGGTGCATTGGCAATAGTCTTGATTCCTGCTCAAAGTATGGCCGTTATTATACATGGGCTATTGCAATGAACTTGAATCCGTACATTTACAATGAAGAAGTCTCTATGAAGCCGGAGGATAGCTTTAATTTGAACTACCAGGGGCTTTGTCCTGAAGGTTGGTTCTTATTTGCAGATGAAAATATTTTGGATTATACCCTAAGGAATGTTCGTGGAGAAGATTACTGCGCTTTACGGGGGTGGAATGCTTCTGTTTGTGCCGACAAGATTGGTTTTTCGGCTTTGCCTGGTGGTATTTATGAAGATGGGGAATTCAAGCATGTTGGAGAGGCCTTCTATCTCTGGACTGTGCTAAATCAAAAAATGGCTGATACGGGGGTTATGTGGATTCTTAGATTTAGCGAGACTGAAGATGGCGTGCGTACTCATTTTGGGAGGTACTCGATGAAAAAGTCTTCCGGAGCACCTATTCGTTGCTATCAAAAAATTGAAAAAAAATCATTGGATGTCATTGATTGATAGGGCTATGTTCCTTTTAACATAACTATAAAAAAAGGCGACAGCTTTATGCTGTCGCCTTTTGCGTTTAGCTTGCGGCCTTGCGGCTGGCCTGCTTCAGTTCCTTCGAGGCATGGCCGATCCAGCGGACGTTTGCGGGACCGCTGCCACCTTCTTCGATATCCGCCATCTGATCGTTGATATCTGCCAGGCATTCGGGATTCCTCATCAGGGGATTTTCATCTTGGATTTTTTGTTCCATATTGCATTTTCTCCTTGAGGCATTCATTTGCCTTATTATATATATCGTTTCTAATTGAGAAAATGTAAAGTCTAAAAACAAAAAAATCCGTCGGACGGGCCGGCGGATTTTTCCTTTTGAATTTTTTGGAAACTTAGATCTTCCATAGTGCAGGAATGGTGCTTGCGGAATCGTAGATGTCTTCGGCTTCGCGCATGGGGGCGGACTTGCTCTTGAGGGGGAGCATGCGGCGTGCATCTGCGTTGGCGTCGGCGTTGAATTCAACTGCTTTCTTGAACCAGCGAAGCGCGATGTTGTACATCTTGGCGCGTTCCAGAATTTTACCGATGGCGATGTAGGCGCTGCCGAATGCAGCACTGTCGTCGCTGGAGAACTTGTGGTAGGCCTCCAGTTCTGCTTCCCAGAAGTCCACTTCCTCGTAGCAGGGCGGAACCACGGATTCTGCGAAGGTGATGGCGTCCATGTTGCCTGCCTTTGCGTTTGCTGCAATGGCGAGGATTGCTTCTGCCAGTTCCTTACGGCCGGTCTTCTTTGCGATTTCTGCCCAGGGAGCCATAAAGCGGGTGACGCCGTGGAAAGACTGCATGCGGGCGAGTGCTGCATCAGCTTCTGCGAGGCCTGCGTCCTTTGCTTTCTTGTACCAGGTAGCTGCCTTGGCGTGGTTACCGGCTTCTTCGCACTTCTTGCCGAAATCGTTGGCCATGTTGCCGGATTCTGCGGCTGAAATGGCGGAGAGTTCCTCGGCGCTGCTACCGTCTTCATCCAGTTCGCTGGCGGAGAGGTACATTTCGTAAGCGACGTCCAGAAGGTTTGCACGTACGAAGTAGGTGGCAAGAGCCAGGGCGAGCTTGCGGGTGTAGGGCGGATTCTGGAGGACGTATTCCTGCCAGTCGGTTGCTTCGCCTGCGGGAATTTCTGCTGCGGATTCAGCACCTGCGGCAATTGCTGCTGCATGACCCTTGGCCTGGTTGATCTTTTCCAGAGCCTTGCGGCCTTCGGCGGAACTGGTATCCTCGACAGAGGAACCTGCGATCAGATCCAGCAGGGCCTGGGCAATCTTGAAGTGTCCCTGGTTCTTGGCCATGACAAGGCGGCTATAGTAGCTGGGTATTACGGATGCATCAAGATTCATTTTGCCCTCGGCACAAAAAATTTCAAGTGGTTAAAACCTAATAGTTCATAAATAGAATTTTTTATAAAGATGGTCTTTAGCTTTTGACACTTGAACGTCAAAATACGATAGTATATTTGTAGGCTGAAAAAATAGACCAGCCTGGAGATAGAAAATGAAACTTATTCATACTGCAGATCTGCATATTGGAAAGCGCGTATGCGAGCATTCCATGCTGGAGGACCAGAAGCGTATTCTGGATCAGATCATTAGGATTGTGGATGAGGAAAAGCCGGATGGCGTCCTTATGGCAGGGGATGTTTACGACAAGTCCGTGCCTAGCGCCGATGCGGTGGAAGTCCTGGATGAGTTCCTGGTAAAGCTTTCCCAGCGCAACACGAAGGTCTTTGTCCTGAGTGGCAATCACGATTCCGCCGAACGTATCGCCTTTGGCGGTCGCCTGATGGAAAATCGTGGCGTCCATATGTGTCCGGTTTATAATGGCAGTTTCGCTCCTGTGACCTTGAAGGACGATGCTGGCGAAGTGGACGTTTGGATGCTTCCCTTTGTGCGCCCGGCGACGGTGCGATCCTGCCTTGGTGCGGGAGAGCAGGCTGACGCTGAGCGTGAGCAGGTGACGGATTATACGAGTGCCATCCAGAAGGCGGTAAGCAAGATGGAACGCACACCGGGGCGTCGCAATGTTCTGGTGGCCCATCAGTTTGTGACTGGAGCCCAGGTGGATGAGGATGGTTCCGAGGAATTCGTGGGCGGCCTGGACAATGTGGAAGCCTACGCCTTTGACGGCTTCGACTATGTGGCACTGGGTCATATTCATCGTCCCCAGAATGTGGCGAAGAATGATGCGGGCGTTGGTCGCGTACGTTATAGCGGAACTCCTCTCAAGTATTCCCTTTCCGAAGCGAATCATGAAAAGTCCGTGACGGTGGTGGAATTGGGTGCGGTGAATGCCGATGGCGCTGCCGATCTTAAGATTCGTGAAGTTCCCCTAAAGCCCATGCGTGACGTGCGCAAGATCGAGGGCACTTTTGCGGAACTTGTTTCCCTGGATTTCCGTAATGCCCAGGAACGTGAAGGCAAGAGTCTGGAAGACTATGTCTACGTGTCCCTTACGGACGAAAACGACATTAACGATGCGGCCGCAAAGCTTCGCGGTTATTACCCGAACTTGATGCAGCTTAGGTACAATAATTCCCGTACCCAGAGCGCGGCCAACCTGGATTTCGAGAATGTGGACCAGAAAACTCCTACGGAAATCTTCCACGATTTCTTTAAGGAAATGAACAATCGTGAAATGGAACCTGAAGAAAGAGATTTCGTTAAGGATTTGATTGATTCCATTTGGGAGGGGAACAACTAATGAGACCGTTGAAGCTTGTAGTGACTGGTTTCGGCCCTTATGCCGAACGTACCGAAATTGACTTTGAAAAGTTGGGAACCCACGGTCTTTATTTGATCAGTGGCGACACTGGTGCCGGCAAGACCACCATCTTTGATGCCATTACCTATGCCTTGTTTGGAAAGGCAAGCGGAGATAATCGCGATGATGCGAAGCTTTTCCGCTGCACCAACGCCACTCCCGATGTTCCCACTGAAGTGGAATTGACTTTTGCCTACGATGGCAAGGAATACCGTATTTGCCGCAATCCTGAATATGAACGTGCGGCGAAGCGTGGTAGCGGTACTACCAAGGAACATGCTGCAGTTACGTTTTTCTACCCTGATGAAACAGGCAAGGTTTCTGCAACTAGCCGCAGTGTTTCCAAGGAAAAGGACGTTACGGATGCGGTAAAATCTGTGATGGGCGGGCTGGATAAGGATCAGTTCTCACAGATTGCCATGATTGCCCAGGGCGATTTCATGAAGATCCTTCTGGAAGATACGAAGAATCGCCGTGAAACATTCCGCAAGATTTTCAAGACCGAAAATTTCGAGAAACTTCAGAAGAGACTGAGCGATGAATACGGAAGGTTCAAGAAGAACTGCGAAGCGTTGATGCAGACTGCATGTACTCATGCACAGGGAATGCAGTGTGCAGAAGGGTCCGCCTATATTGCCGATGTGGAAACCAAGCTGGCTATGGCCCGTAACCTCCAGATTGCAGACTGGGGTGAAATTTGCGACCTTCTGAAAAATCTTATTGCTGAAGATGAAACTGTGGTAAAGTCTTCTGAGACGGAACTTGAAAATCTCAAGAGCCAGATTTCCGAACAGGACAAGGAACTGGGTAAGGCAAGCGCTGCCGTAAAGAACCGCAAGGACTTGAAGACTGCCCAGGAAAATCTTCCCCAGAAGAAGATTGAACTGCAGGAAAAGCTTGAAGCAAAGGCTGCCCAGGAAAAGAAACAGCCCGAACGTGACGATCTGCAGAAGCGGATTACTACCATTAACAATTCGCTGCCGCAGTATGATGGCGTCGAGCAGAAACGTGGCGACTTGAAGCAGAAGGAATCTGCCCTGAAGAATGCCTTGGAAAAGTTCAAGACGGAAGGCACTGCCGTAAAGACGCTAGATGACGAAATCCAAAAATTGAAGGCTGAACTTGCGACTCTTACGGATGCAGGTGCAAACCAGGCGAAGCTGGCTGCAGACATCAAGGATCTGGAAAAACGTCAGGTCGATATCCAGAATGTGGGCAAGCAGCAGAAGACTTATAACGATGAACTGTCCAAGTTGAAAGCCGCCCAGGAAGAATACCTGAAGGCGGAAGAAGGTTACAAGAATCTTCGTGATGAATACGAGGGAAAACATCGCGCCTTCCTGAATGAACAGGCTGGTATTCTTGCGGACGCTCTGACGGAAGGCTGTGAATGCCCGGTTTGCGGTTCCACGCACCATCCCCATAAGGCTTGCAAGTCTGTGGAGGCTCCCACTCAGGCCCAGCTGGAAACCATGAAGACTCAGGTATCCGCTGCAGAAACGAATCGCAACGACAAGAATGGAATTGCGGTCCAGTTGAAGGGCAAGTGCGAAAGCTTGAAGGTCGCTCTCCAGGAAGAACTGAACAAGCTCTTTGGGGAATGCGCCATCGAGGATGCCAAGGCACGCGGGAATGAAGAATTCCAGAAGAATCGCGATACCCTGAAGGTACTGAAGGAAAATCTTGATGCAGAAACCCAGAAGGTGAATCGCAAGCAGGAACTGGAAGATCTGGAAAAGGGTATTCCTGCCAAGGAAAAGTCCCTGGAAGAGAAGCGTACCGCAAACGAGGATCTGAACCGCAAGAATGCGGTGGCCGCTCAGGAAATCGAATCCCTGAAGAATACCATTGCTGAAATGCTGAAGGATCTTGCCTTCGAAAGTAAGGCGGCTGCCTCCGGGGAAATCCAGAAATTGCAGAAAGCCCTGGATGCTTCCAACAAGGCCCTGAAGGATGCTACGGATGCCTACAATGCTTGTGACGGCGAAATCAAGGCCTTGAATGGTCAGATCGATGCTCTTCTCAAGTCTCTGGAAGGTGTTCCCGAATATGACTTGACTGCTCTGGAAACCGCCGGCAATGCACTGAAGGATTTGCAGAACAAGAAGACGGAGGTCTGGAAGATTGCATCTGGACGTGTTACCGCGAACAAGAAGACTCTGGAAAATATCCAGACGGTTTCCGCCCAGCTGGGAAACGACTGCAAGAAGTTGCAGTGGCTCAAGACCCTGTCGGATACGGCAAACGGAACTCTCGGAGGCTGCGAAAAGCTGATGCTGGAAACCTACGTGCAGACTTCCTACTTTGACCGCATTATC
The sequence above is a segment of the Fibrobacter sp. UWR4 genome. Coding sequences within it:
- a CDS encoding FISUMP domain-containing protein; the encoded protein is MKVKFPFFVAISATLLVGCGSDAKSTAPEPVSSSESSSSLESSSSVSSSSEDSSSSLESSSSLWVDRHLAWDYLNPDIEYKEFTDARDGHVYKYFEYGNNLRIMAENLNYSDSVANSFLRGNSWCIGNSLDSCSKYGRYYTWAIAMNLNPYIYNEEVSMKPEDSFNLNYQGLCPEGWFLFADENILDYTLRNVRGEDYCALRGWNASVCADKIGFSALPGGIYEDGEFKHVGEAFYLWTVLNQKMADTGVMWILRFSETEDGVRTHFGRYSMKKSSGAPIRCYQKIEKKSLDVID
- a CDS encoding exonuclease SbcCD subunit D; this encodes MKLIHTADLHIGKRVCEHSMLEDQKRILDQIIRIVDEEKPDGVLMAGDVYDKSVPSADAVEVLDEFLVKLSQRNTKVFVLSGNHDSAERIAFGGRLMENRGVHMCPVYNGSFAPVTLKDDAGEVDVWMLPFVRPATVRSCLGAGEQADAEREQVTDYTSAIQKAVSKMERTPGRRNVLVAHQFVTGAQVDEDGSEEFVGGLDNVEAYAFDGFDYVALGHIHRPQNVAKNDAGVGRVRYSGTPLKYSLSEANHEKSVTVVELGAVNADGAADLKIREVPLKPMRDVRKIEGTFAELVSLDFRNAQEREGKSLEDYVYVSLTDENDINDAAAKLRGYYPNLMQLRYNNSRTQSAANLDFENVDQKTPTEIFHDFFKEMNNREMEPEERDFVKDLIDSIWEGNN
- a CDS encoding AAA family ATPase, yielding MRPLKLVVTGFGPYAERTEIDFEKLGTHGLYLISGDTGAGKTTIFDAITYALFGKASGDNRDDAKLFRCTNATPDVPTEVELTFAYDGKEYRICRNPEYERAAKRGSGTTKEHAAVTFFYPDETGKVSATSRSVSKEKDVTDAVKSVMGGLDKDQFSQIAMIAQGDFMKILLEDTKNRRETFRKIFKTENFEKLQKRLSDEYGRFKKNCEALMQTACTHAQGMQCAEGSAYIADVETKLAMARNLQIADWGEICDLLKNLIAEDETVVKSSETELENLKSQISEQDKELGKASAAVKNRKDLKTAQENLPQKKIELQEKLEAKAAQEKKQPERDDLQKRITTINNSLPQYDGVEQKRGDLKQKESALKNALEKFKTEGTAVKTLDDEIQKLKAELATLTDAGANQAKLAADIKDLEKRQVDIQNVGKQQKTYNDELSKLKAAQEEYLKAEEGYKNLRDEYEGKHRAFLNEQAGILADALTEGCECPVCGSTHHPHKACKSVEAPTQAQLETMKTQVSAAETNRNDKNGIAVQLKGKCESLKVALQEELNKLFGECAIEDAKARGNEEFQKNRDTLKVLKENLDAETQKVNRKQELEDLEKGIPAKEKSLEEKRTANEDLNRKNAVAAQEIESLKNTIAEMLKDLAFESKAAASGEIQKLQKALDASNKALKDATDAYNACDGEIKALNGQIDALLKSLEGVPEYDLTALETAGNALKDLQNKKTEVWKIASGRVTANKKTLENIQTVSAQLGNDCKKLQWLKTLSDTANGTLGGCEKLMLETYVQTSYFDRIIRHANRRFSLLSNGQYELVRREEASNNRTQTGLDLNVIDHASGKQREVKTLSGGESFLASLSLALGLADEVQSSAGGIQLDTMFVDEGFGSLDDESLKSAINVLQNLAGDHRLVGIISHVNELENKIDKIVRVKKDERKVSRVTIEV